The Bacteroides ovatus genomic interval TCCCCGCTTTGCTACTTCAGTGGAAAATGTGAACCTGGCAGATGTGGGAGACAATCAGATTAATCAGTCTGATGTTAGAAATTTGCTGCGCCGGGGGACAAGTGATGGTTATGCGGAAGTCGATTTTTTAGGTATTGACGGACGGCGTTACCGTTCTCGTTGGTCGGTGAGGCGGACAAGAAACAAGATAAACGGTTCTTTGCAGCCACAAACGCTGGAAGTGAAAGAACTGGATACGGAGAAAGAATTTCAAGGTACCAAGAAAGAGTTGTTGATTCAGTTGGTGGAGTTGGTTGGCCTGACGTATGAACAGTTCACCCGTACAGTATTATTGGCACAAAATGATTTTGCTACATTTCTGAAATCAAAAGGGGCGGCAAAAGCAGAATTACTGGAGAAGTTGACAGGAACCGGTGTGTATTCCCGGATTTCTCAAGAGGTCTATGCCCGGAATAAGGCGGCACAAGAAGAGGTGACCTTGATTCAGAATCGGATGAATGTGATCGAATTGATGCCGGAAGAAGAGCTGCTTGCTCTGCAAAAAGAGAAAGAACTATCGACTGAAAAGCGTGCGGCAGGGATTAAACTGCTGGCAGAACAGAATGAACAACTGAATGTGGTTCGTTCATTAAAAATACAGGAAGAACTTTGTAAGAAAAAGCAGCAGGAAGAACAGGAGGAACAGGCTAGGGAGAAAGTTCTGCAGGGTGCATTGACTTCCCAAGAGGAAGGATTGGTGCATTTTAAGGCACAATGGGAGGCCATACAGCCGGACTTGAAGAAAGCACGTCAATTGGATGTACAGATACAGTCTCAACAAAGCAGCTATATACAGTCGCAGCAGATTTTACAAGCGGCTAACAGGCAGGTGGCGGAGCAGGAACAAAAAATGCGAGTGGCTGCGGAACAATTACAGGTGTCTTATTCTTCTCTGAACCGCTTATTAAGCCATGTAGGGATAGAAGAAGCACTGCAACTTGAACAGGTGGAAGAGATTCTACGGCAAGAAGAAAACAAACTGGCTGCCGCTACAAGTACGAATGAGGAACGTTTGTTGCGCTTAAATTCTTTCGGATATCCGTTATTGGCCGAAGAACAGGTGAAGTTGCAAAAAGAGTTGACTCGTCAGCAGAATATCCGGCAATTAACGGAAACGCAGACGAAAGCAAAGACGGAAATAGAAAGACTGGAGAAAGAAGTGGCCAATTGTCTGAAACAATTGACGGAGCAAGAAACTGCATTGAAAGTTACTCAACGTCTTTACGAAAATGCACGTATGGCAGTGGGAAAAGATGTGAAAGCATTGCGCCGGCAATTACAGGAAGGGGAGGCTTGTCCGGTTTGCGGTAGCACAGCGCATCCTTATCATCAGGAACAGGAGGTGGTAGATACTCTTTTCCGGAGTATAGAGCAGGAGTATAATGTAGCATCAACCAACTATCAGCAGATGAATAACCGGAGCATTGCTCTGCAACGTGATTTGGCGCATCAAAAAACGGTGGACGGACAGATCGCGGAACAGTTGGCAGCATTATATAAAGCAGGGATTGAAGCCGGAAACGAAGAGCAAATACAACACCGTTTGGCGGAACTGGCAATACGTATTTTGGAATATCGCAATCTTTATGCAGAATGGCAGCGCAGCGATGAAGAAATTAAAAAGATGCGTGCACATTGTGAAGCCCTCCGTGAGAATGTTTCTCTCTGTCGTTTGGCTATGCAGAAAGTATCGTCTGCCAAAGAACAGCTGGTAATCTTACAGAATGCTGCTTCGGCCGAACTAAAGAGATTTGAAGTGATAGAGAAAGCGCTGAATGTGCTTCGTCAGGAACGTTCGCAGCTATTGAAAGGAAAAAGTGCGGATGAAGCGGAAGCTGCCGTAGCAAAAAGAGAGAAAGAACTGAATCTCGCTTTGGAGAAAGCACGTAAAGAAGTAGAGGCGGTACACAACCGGCTTTCCGGTTTGCAAGGAGAGATGAAGCAAATTGCACTGGCTATAGGAGAGTTGCAGGAACAGTATAAAAAGATAGAGTCTCCCGAACTGCTTCCCGAAATAATAAAGAAGCAACAGGAAGAAAACCTGAATATAGAACGTGCCCTTTCTACTATGGAAGCCCGCCTGCTACAACAAGCAAAGAATAAACTGACTGTGGAACAGATTGCGAAGGAACTGGCAGAGAAACAAACTGTTGCCGAACGTTGGGCAAAATTGAATAAACTGATTGGCAGTGCGGATGGAGCGAAATTTAAAGTGATTGCTCAAAGTTATACTTTGAATTTGTTGTTGCTTCATGCCAATAAACATTTATCCTATCTCTCTAAACGCTATAAGCTGCAACAGGTACCCGATACGTTGGCACTTCAGGTAATAGATTGCGATATGTGTGATGAAATACGGACCGTGTACTCTCTTTCAGGAGGTGAATCGTTCCTGATTTCTTTGGCACTGGCTTTAGGTTTGTCTTCCTTGTCAAGTAATAATCTGAAAGTTGAATCTCTTTTTATTGATGAAGGTTTCGGCTCTTTGGATGCGGAAAGTTTGCGTACAGCGATGGAAGCATTGGAACAATTACAGATGCAGGGGCGGAAAATAGGAGTAATCTCTCATGTGCAGGAGATGAGTGAACGGATTTCTGTTCAGGTGCAGGTACATAAGAAAGTGAATGGAAAAAGTGTGCTTACCGTGGTGGGGTAAGCACACTCCTTACTACTTAGTATGAATTATTCAGGTTGGATTCTTTTACATTAATTCGTTCAGTTCGCTTAAATTCTTTTTGATTTCGTGGATACGATTTAAGAACTTCTTGCGATAAATCCATAAGATCAATCCCAGTCCTCCGCCCCATA includes:
- a CDS encoding AAA family ATPase — its product is MKILAIRLKNLTSIEGTVEVDFMAEPLHSAGIFAISGPTGAGKSTLLDALCLALYDKAPRFATSVENVNLADVGDNQINQSDVRNLLRRGTSDGYAEVDFLGIDGRRYRSRWSVRRTRNKINGSLQPQTLEVKELDTEKEFQGTKKELLIQLVELVGLTYEQFTRTVLLAQNDFATFLKSKGAAKAELLEKLTGTGVYSRISQEVYARNKAAQEEVTLIQNRMNVIELMPEEELLALQKEKELSTEKRAAGIKLLAEQNEQLNVVRSLKIQEELCKKKQQEEQEEQAREKVLQGALTSQEEGLVHFKAQWEAIQPDLKKARQLDVQIQSQQSSYIQSQQILQAANRQVAEQEQKMRVAAEQLQVSYSSLNRLLSHVGIEEALQLEQVEEILRQEENKLAAATSTNEERLLRLNSFGYPLLAEEQVKLQKELTRQQNIRQLTETQTKAKTEIERLEKEVANCLKQLTEQETALKVTQRLYENARMAVGKDVKALRRQLQEGEACPVCGSTAHPYHQEQEVVDTLFRSIEQEYNVASTNYQQMNNRSIALQRDLAHQKTVDGQIAEQLAALYKAGIEAGNEEQIQHRLAELAIRILEYRNLYAEWQRSDEEIKKMRAHCEALRENVSLCRLAMQKVSSAKEQLVILQNAASAELKRFEVIEKALNVLRQERSQLLKGKSADEAEAAVAKREKELNLALEKARKEVEAVHNRLSGLQGEMKQIALAIGELQEQYKKIESPELLPEIIKKQQEENLNIERALSTMEARLLQQAKNKLTVEQIAKELAEKQTVAERWAKLNKLIGSADGAKFKVIAQSYTLNLLLLHANKHLSYLSKRYKLQQVPDTLALQVIDCDMCDEIRTVYSLSGGESFLISLALALGLSSLSSNNLKVESLFIDEGFGSLDAESLRTAMEALEQLQMQGRKIGVISHVQEMSERISVQVQVHKKVNGKSVLTVVG